A window of Candidatus Vicinibacter proximus contains these coding sequences:
- a CDS encoding T9SS type A sorting domain-containing protein yields the protein MKSIRYSVIALAFVMCGSCILRAQDSIYLSLNARMENDTLILNVLPVKFSNIISCRFGIRYPYADLDYIRATANPLLQGAAVSGNQQQIGLGWISGPPNPTTIADFNSIAEFRFYIKNKVSSYCFDFDVPGLKPEMTNSQASGMPVRGIALCQNFINGTVVGIVRQDQNNNCLAELTEPGLPSINLIFSDGNNEYYTLTKDDGSFEIDLPMGAFNLKLKDRNDLRQFCQNSGQINITTPGQFVELKETAKDLILCSELWVHLTTPKMRLCSDVEFSIDYENLGTVDAQNAYVDVQLDPQLTFIKADLAGTLTTANTYRFLLNTVPANFKGNFKLVVKTKCDPQFIGRTMCSQAVIYPRNPCKTHTAYSGAELQIVPRCENDSVIFSIKNIGTGDMKADLSFTTVEDDVMPGYSGKINLLQNQSQEIRLPALGKTKRIVFDTIPYHPYKVRPTAAMEGCGLLPNGDFSKGFINNFSLGDEAPQVSDLCAEIKSSFDPNDKIASPEGMSSEHFVRSDNRLNYIIRFQNTGNDTAFSVIVLDKIDPALDLNSIQIQTSSHPVVWSLQSDRTIKFKFQPISLPDSVSDLSGSQGYISYSILPINSIKRNQIIRNYSDILFDFNPPVRTNTYIHTIGEYTFTATNDNQNDDILVKVYPNPFAESLSFKTEKSTEYFLEIYDLKGNLVFKGFSSEGSILVKTGELNIVGEYLYRITVKENLLQHGKIVKNY from the coding sequence ATGAAAAGTATTCGCTATTCTGTAATTGCCTTAGCTTTTGTGATGTGTGGCTCGTGCATACTTAGGGCTCAGGATTCAATCTATCTAAGCTTAAATGCCAGGATGGAGAACGATACTTTAATTCTAAATGTGCTTCCAGTAAAGTTCTCAAATATTATTTCCTGCAGGTTTGGTATTAGATACCCTTATGCTGATTTAGATTATATAAGGGCAACAGCAAATCCGCTTCTACAAGGAGCTGCTGTTTCAGGTAATCAACAACAGATTGGATTGGGGTGGATAAGTGGTCCACCAAATCCAACTACCATAGCCGACTTTAATTCCATAGCAGAATTCAGATTTTACATTAAAAATAAAGTTTCTTCTTATTGTTTTGATTTTGACGTTCCCGGACTAAAACCGGAAATGACTAATTCTCAAGCTTCCGGAATGCCGGTACGCGGGATAGCACTTTGTCAGAATTTTATTAATGGTACAGTTGTAGGAATTGTGAGACAAGACCAAAATAATAATTGCTTAGCTGAATTGACTGAACCAGGTTTACCTTCCATCAACCTGATTTTCAGTGACGGAAACAATGAGTACTACACTTTAACCAAAGATGATGGAAGCTTTGAGATAGATCTACCTATGGGGGCTTTCAACCTTAAGTTGAAAGACCGAAATGATTTGAGGCAGTTTTGTCAAAACAGCGGTCAAATTAATATAACGACCCCCGGTCAGTTTGTCGAACTTAAAGAAACTGCAAAAGACCTTATCCTATGCTCTGAACTATGGGTTCATTTGACTACTCCCAAAATGAGGCTGTGCAGCGATGTCGAATTCTCGATTGATTACGAGAATCTTGGCACCGTAGATGCGCAAAATGCCTACGTAGATGTGCAGCTGGATCCGCAATTGACTTTTATCAAGGCGGATCTGGCAGGCACTTTGACCACGGCCAATACTTATCGTTTTTTACTAAACACTGTTCCGGCAAATTTTAAAGGTAATTTCAAGCTTGTAGTAAAAACCAAATGTGATCCGCAATTCATTGGTCGTACGATGTGCAGTCAAGCGGTAATTTATCCACGAAATCCATGTAAGACACACACCGCTTACTCTGGCGCAGAATTACAAATTGTTCCAAGATGTGAAAATGATTCTGTTATATTCAGTATTAAAAACATCGGAACCGGTGATATGAAGGCTGATTTATCTTTTACTACAGTGGAAGATGATGTCATGCCTGGTTACAGTGGTAAAATTAATTTACTTCAAAATCAATCTCAGGAAATAAGATTGCCTGCTCTAGGGAAAACAAAACGGATTGTTTTTGATACTATACCTTATCACCCATATAAGGTTCGTCCAACAGCTGCAATGGAAGGTTGTGGTTTACTGCCCAACGGGGACTTTAGTAAGGGATTCATTAATAATTTTAGCTTAGGTGATGAAGCTCCACAGGTATCCGACTTGTGTGCAGAAATAAAATCTTCGTTTGATCCAAATGATAAAATAGCCAGTCCGGAAGGTATGAGCAGCGAGCATTTTGTGCGAAGTGACAATAGATTGAATTACATAATAAGATTTCAAAATACAGGAAATGATACTGCCTTTAGTGTAATTGTGCTAGACAAGATAGATCCAGCATTGGATTTAAATTCTATACAGATTCAGACCTCAAGTCATCCTGTGGTATGGTCTCTTCAATCCGATCGCACAATTAAATTTAAATTCCAGCCAATAAGTTTGCCAGATAGTGTGTCAGACTTATCTGGATCTCAGGGTTACATCAGTTATTCTATCTTGCCAATTAATTCCATAAAAAGGAATCAAATTATCAGAAACTATTCTGACATTTTGTTTGATTTTAATCCTCCTGTTAGAACTAATACATACATTCATACCATTGGGGAGTATACTTTTACCGCTACCAACGACAACCAAAACGATGATATTTTAGTAAAAGTCTATCCAAATCCATTTGCAGAGTCTTTGTCATTTAAAACTGAAAAAAGTACAGAATATTTTTTGGAAATATATGATTTGAAAGGAAATTTAGTTTTTAAAGGATTTAGTAGTGAAGGTAGCATACTGGTAAAGACCGGTGAGTTGAATATAGTTGGCGAATACTTATACAGGATTACAGTTAAAGAAAATCTATTGCAACATGGTAAGATTGTCAAAAATTATTAA
- a CDS encoding dehydrogenase E1 component subunit alpha/beta: protein MSKKQFIEFQKGDISNKVLFDLYHKMLYPRLVEEKMLNLLRQGRISKWFSGIGQEAISVGVTAALERDEFIFPLHRNLGVFTTREMPLDRLFAQWQGKKSGYSKGRDRSFHFGQKDFHIVGMISHLGPQLTLANGTALGSLLNHEGKVSVAFTGEGGTSEGDFHEALNLASVWKLPVIFIIENNGYGLSTPTTEQYACRNLADRGLGYGMKSYTIDGNNILEVYQTIKKIASEIRLNPEPILLECITFRMRGHEEASGVKYVPKNLLEEWSKKDPLTNYENWLLNEKILVDGEIENLRNSLKSEIQEDVEKVFDWPDGDCSIEEELRDVFAEYHFTESQPSESKKIVRFIDAIKDGIDLAMGHHDNLILIGQDIAEYGGVFKITEGMLEKYGKQRVRNTPICESALIGAGLGLSLKGFKSMIEMQFADFVSCGFNQIVNNLAKLHYRWGEPADVVVRLPAGAGTQAGPFHSQTNESWFAHVPGLKVVYPSNPYDAKGLLLTSFDDPNPVLYFEHKYLYRSIEGPVPESYYKIPFGKAVLVQEGTQLSIITYGLGVHWALEICKEMSLNADIVDLRTLVPLDYEAIEKTVIKTNRVCVLHEDNIFGGLGGEISAHIGEKLFNHLDAPVIRCGSLDTPIPFAKRLEENYLAKSRLKNSLIQLLNY, encoded by the coding sequence ATGTCAAAAAAGCAATTTATTGAATTTCAAAAAGGCGACATAAGTAATAAAGTGCTGTTTGACCTTTATCACAAAATGCTCTATCCAAGACTGGTAGAGGAAAAAATGCTCAACCTACTTCGACAGGGAAGAATTTCAAAATGGTTCTCTGGCATAGGTCAGGAGGCAATTTCTGTGGGAGTGACCGCTGCTTTGGAAAGAGACGAGTTTATCTTTCCTCTTCATCGAAATCTTGGTGTGTTTACAACTAGAGAAATGCCACTTGATCGTTTATTTGCTCAATGGCAAGGTAAAAAATCAGGTTACTCAAAAGGCCGTGATCGGTCATTTCACTTTGGTCAGAAAGATTTTCATATAGTCGGCATGATATCCCATTTAGGCCCTCAACTTACTTTGGCAAATGGAACTGCACTTGGTTCTCTACTTAACCATGAAGGAAAAGTTTCAGTTGCCTTCACCGGTGAAGGAGGAACCAGTGAAGGAGATTTTCACGAAGCTTTAAATCTTGCTTCGGTATGGAAACTACCGGTAATCTTTATCATAGAAAATAATGGCTATGGATTATCTACACCTACTACTGAGCAATATGCTTGCCGCAATCTTGCAGATAGGGGTTTGGGCTATGGTATGAAATCTTACACTATTGATGGAAACAATATTCTTGAAGTTTACCAAACCATAAAAAAAATTGCTTCCGAAATTAGACTAAATCCTGAACCAATATTGCTGGAATGTATCACTTTTCGAATGCGTGGCCATGAAGAAGCATCAGGAGTGAAATATGTCCCCAAAAATTTACTTGAAGAATGGAGTAAAAAAGATCCCCTCACGAATTATGAAAATTGGTTGCTGAATGAAAAAATTTTAGTCGATGGGGAGATAGAAAATTTAAGAAATTCTCTGAAGTCAGAAATTCAGGAAGATGTTGAAAAGGTATTTGATTGGCCTGATGGGGACTGTAGTATTGAAGAAGAGCTTAGAGATGTATTTGCCGAATATCATTTTACCGAATCCCAACCCTCAGAATCCAAAAAAATAGTAAGGTTTATTGACGCCATCAAAGATGGTATTGATTTGGCCATGGGCCACCATGATAACCTTATACTAATAGGACAAGATATTGCAGAATACGGCGGAGTTTTTAAAATCACTGAAGGTATGCTGGAAAAATATGGCAAACAAAGAGTTCGCAATACGCCTATATGTGAGTCAGCATTAATTGGAGCTGGTTTGGGTCTTAGTCTTAAAGGTTTTAAATCTATGATTGAAATGCAGTTTGCTGATTTTGTGAGCTGTGGATTCAATCAGATTGTAAATAATCTCGCAAAGTTGCATTACCGATGGGGAGAACCTGCTGATGTTGTTGTACGACTTCCAGCAGGTGCCGGAACACAAGCCGGACCCTTTCATTCTCAAACAAATGAATCTTGGTTTGCACATGTTCCAGGACTCAAAGTTGTTTATCCATCTAACCCTTATGATGCCAAAGGTTTGTTATTAACATCTTTTGACGACCCAAACCCTGTATTGTATTTTGAGCATAAATATCTTTACCGCTCAATTGAGGGACCTGTCCCCGAATCCTATTATAAAATCCCGTTTGGTAAAGCAGTATTGGTACAGGAAGGAACTCAGCTCAGTATCATTACTTACGGCCTTGGCGTGCATTGGGCTTTGGAAATTTGTAAAGAAATGTCCTTGAACGCAGACATTGTTGATCTAAGAACTTTGGTACCCTTGGATTATGAGGCAATTGAAAAAACTGTGATCAAAACTAATAGGGTCTGTGTGTTGCATGAGGATAACATTTTTGGCGGATTAGGTGGGGAGATAAGTGCACATATAGGGGAAAAGCTATTTAATCATTTAGATGCTCCTGTAATTAGATGCGGATCATTGGACACGCCAATTCCATTTGCCAAAAGACTGGAGGAAAATTATCTTGCAAAATCGAGATTAAAAAATTCATTAATCCAACTATTAAATTATTAA
- a CDS encoding glycosyltransferase family 2 protein gives MFQNKKIVVVLPAYNAERTLEKTIREIPFDIVDEVILCDDASKDLTFELAQKLNIHHIIRHEVNKGYGGNQKTLYAKALAINADIIIMLHPDYQYTPKLIPSMVNLIAQDLYPVVLGSRILGTGALKGGMPLYKYFFNRILTMCQNLLIGYKLSEYHTGYRAFNRHVLNSIAFKNNSDDFVFDNQMLSQIIYKGFDIAEVSCPTKYFEEASSINFKRSVKYGLGVLSVSCQHFLQKTGLFKFKIYE, from the coding sequence ATGTTTCAAAATAAAAAAATTGTAGTCGTACTTCCTGCATATAATGCAGAAAGAACATTAGAGAAAACAATCCGAGAGATCCCTTTCGATATTGTAGATGAAGTGATTCTATGTGACGATGCCAGTAAAGACCTTACTTTTGAACTGGCTCAAAAATTAAATATACACCATATCATCAGACATGAAGTCAATAAAGGGTACGGTGGTAATCAAAAAACACTGTATGCAAAAGCTCTGGCAATCAACGCTGATATTATCATCATGCTACATCCAGATTATCAATACACTCCGAAACTAATACCGAGTATGGTAAACCTAATTGCACAGGATCTCTATCCGGTTGTATTGGGGTCCAGAATTTTGGGTACTGGTGCTTTAAAAGGAGGAATGCCTCTTTACAAATACTTTTTCAATAGAATACTGACCATGTGTCAAAATTTATTGATAGGATACAAATTATCAGAATACCACACTGGATATCGTGCATTTAACAGGCATGTATTAAACTCCATTGCATTTAAGAATAATTCTGATGATTTTGTATTTGATAATCAAATGCTTTCCCAAATAATTTACAAAGGTTTTGACATTGCGGAAGTAAGTTGTCCAACGAAATATTTTGAAGAGGCTTCTTCTATAAACTTTAAAAGATCCGTCAAATATGGTTTAGGCGTACTAAGTGTATCCTGTCAACACTTTCTACAAAAGACTGGTTTATTCAAATTTAAAATTTACGAATAA
- a CDS encoding sigma-70 family RNA polymerase sigma factor codes for MQVSKSSDQELIQMYLGGNENAFSELLERHQKKIYTAIYLFVKDRDLAEDLFQEVFIKIIDTLRKGSYNHEGKFSQWAARIAYNMCVDHFRRNKRRTKVNTSEDFDIFDVLELPDENREDQIIMSETHSHLRKLVDMLPAEQREVVILRHYADMSFKEISALTRVSINTALGRMRYALINIRKMMEEKSIVLQ; via the coding sequence ATGCAAGTTTCCAAATCTAGTGATCAGGAGCTGATCCAAATGTACTTAGGCGGTAATGAGAATGCTTTCAGCGAATTGTTGGAACGACATCAGAAAAAGATTTACACTGCAATTTACCTTTTTGTTAAAGATCGGGACTTAGCCGAGGACTTATTTCAGGAGGTATTTATCAAAATAATTGATACCCTTCGCAAAGGGAGTTATAATCATGAGGGTAAATTCTCCCAATGGGCCGCTAGGATTGCATACAACATGTGTGTCGACCATTTCAGGAGGAACAAACGAAGGACTAAAGTCAATACTTCTGAAGATTTTGATATCTTCGATGTTCTTGAGCTTCCAGACGAAAACAGGGAGGATCAAATAATTATGAGTGAAACCCACAGTCATTTGAGGAAACTAGTGGATATGCTTCCTGCAGAACAAAGGGAAGTGGTCATTCTCAGACATTATGCCGATATGAGTTTTAAGGAGATTTCTGCTTTAACGAGGGTAAGCATAAATACGGCTCTAGGAAGGATGAGATACGCACTCATCAACATTAGAAAAATGATGGAGGAAAAGTCAATTGTACTCCAATAA